One Armatimonadota bacterium genomic window carries:
- a CDS encoding DsrE/DsrF/DrsH-like family protein encodes MADRLSMIVFSGTVDKLFPVAILASGAVAMEQEVDIFLTFWGLEAFRRGAPQQNMRFSKDFEDKAPAMLALMQQKQVPSWYETLRKAKELGNGKLRIHACAMTMDLMGLTKDDLDPIVDDVVGVGEFVEEAQKGKITLFI; translated from the coding sequence ATGGCGGACCGCCTGTCGATGATCGTGTTCTCGGGCACGGTGGACAAGCTGTTCCCGGTGGCCATCCTGGCCTCGGGGGCGGTGGCGATGGAGCAGGAGGTGGACATCTTCCTGACCTTCTGGGGTCTGGAGGCGTTCCGGCGGGGGGCGCCCCAGCAGAACATGCGGTTCAGCAAGGACTTCGAAGACAAGGCCCCGGCCATGCTGGCGCTGATGCAGCAGAAGCAGGTGCCGTCGTGGTACGAGACCCTGCGCAAGGCCAAGGAGCTGGGCAACGGCAAGCTGCGCATCCACGCCTGCGCCATGACCATGGACCTGATGGGTCTGACCAAGGACGACCTGGACCCCATCGTGGACGACGTGGTGGGCGTGGGCGAGTTCGTGGAGGAAGCCCAGAAGGGGAAGATCACCCTGTTCATCTGA
- a CDS encoding sulfurtransferase TusA family protein — translation MELKVDRTIDARGSYCPGPLMELIRAIREARVGEVIEVLSSDSGSKRDIPKWCQKAGHELLRVVDEQGFARFIVRKAR, via the coding sequence GTGGAGCTGAAGGTCGATCGCACCATCGACGCCCGGGGCAGCTACTGCCCGGGGCCGCTGATGGAGCTGATCCGGGCCATCCGGGAGGCGCGGGTGGGCGAGGTCATCGAGGTCCTCAGCAGCGACAGCGGCAGCAAGCGCGACATCCCCAAGTGGTGCCAGAAGGCGGGCCACGAGCTGCTGCGGGTCGTGGACGAGCAGGGCTTCGCCCGCTTCATCGTGCGCAAGGCCCGGTAG
- a CDS encoding FAD/NAD(P)-binding oxidoreductase, with the protein MSRRVLVVGGGTGGSIVANLLARRPDMEVTLVSREATHLYQPGLLYVPFGWVSPEQLVRPQRPLLHPRIRFLHDEVREIDPVRRVARLSAGELAADAVVLATGARLAPEEVPGMEDAHHFYSPEAAVRLRETLARLEGGHIVVGVAGVPYKCPPAPLEFALLLEWELRRTGRRSRTRITYVSPLPRAFPIESVADVVEPIMARRGIELVTFFNVERVDPARKTVSSLEGEEIPYDVLVLIPPHRGTAPVALDGIADRGGWIRTDRETLQVAGYDHVYAIGDATDLPVSKSGSAAHYQARTVAERIAAGNPGRDIRYTGKVMCFLETGERRATLLRFDYQHPPRPAPPNPVAFALKRLFNRVYWALVPTGRV; encoded by the coding sequence GTGAGCCGGCGGGTCCTGGTGGTGGGCGGAGGAACCGGCGGGAGCATCGTCGCCAACCTGCTCGCCCGGCGGCCGGACATGGAGGTGACGCTGGTCAGCCGGGAGGCCACGCACCTCTACCAGCCGGGGCTGCTGTACGTGCCGTTCGGGTGGGTGTCGCCCGAGCAGCTGGTCCGGCCCCAGCGGCCGCTGCTGCACCCGCGGATCCGCTTCCTCCACGACGAGGTCCGGGAGATCGATCCGGTCCGGCGTGTCGCCCGGCTGTCCGCCGGCGAGCTGGCCGCCGACGCCGTGGTCCTGGCCACCGGCGCCCGCCTGGCGCCCGAGGAGGTCCCGGGGATGGAAGACGCCCACCACTTCTACAGCCCGGAGGCGGCGGTGCGCCTGCGGGAAACCCTGGCCCGCTTGGAGGGCGGCCACATCGTGGTGGGGGTGGCCGGCGTCCCCTACAAGTGCCCGCCGGCCCCTCTGGAGTTCGCGCTGCTGCTGGAGTGGGAGCTCCGGCGCACCGGCCGCCGCAGCCGCACCCGCATCACCTACGTCTCGCCCCTGCCCCGGGCCTTCCCCATCGAGTCGGTGGCCGACGTGGTGGAACCGATCATGGCCAGGCGCGGGATCGAGCTGGTGACCTTCTTCAACGTGGAGCGGGTGGACCCGGCCCGGAAGACGGTCTCTTCCCTGGAGGGGGAGGAGATTCCCTACGATGTGCTGGTCCTGATCCCGCCGCACCGGGGCACCGCGCCGGTCGCCCTGGACGGCATCGCCGACCGGGGAGGGTGGATCCGCACCGACCGGGAGACCCTGCAGGTCGCCGGCTACGACCACGTCTACGCCATCGGTGACGCCACCGACCTGCCGGTGAGCAAGAGCGGCTCGGCGGCCCACTACCAGGCCCGGACGGTGGCCGAGCGCATCGCCGCGGGTAACCCCGGCCGCGACATCCGGTACACGGGGAAGGTGATGTGCTTCCTGGAGACCGGTGAGCGCCGGGCCACCCTGCTGCGCTTTGACTACCAGCACCCCCCGCGCCCGGCTCCTCCCAACCCGGTGGCCTTCGCCCTCAAGCGGTTGTTCAACCGGGTCTACTGGGCGCTGGTTCCGACAGGACGCGTGTAA
- a CDS encoding rhodanese-like domain-containing protein, with translation MTRLALAVLVAVTLASTAPAVAQAPAVQQAVLDYLTNIAADYNAIAAPALKARLDAGEKPFILDVRQPEEFAAGHIPGAVNIPIRTIAQNLGRLPAKDALIVVVCRSGMRAAYVTMALGILGWTNVKDLAFGMYEWERQNFPMEK, from the coding sequence ATGACGAGGCTCGCTCTGGCCGTGCTGGTGGCGGTGACGCTGGCGTCCACGGCGCCGGCGGTCGCCCAGGCGCCCGCCGTCCAGCAGGCCGTGCTGGACTACCTGACCAACATCGCGGCGGACTACAACGCCATCGCCGCCCCGGCCCTGAAGGCCCGGCTGGACGCCGGGGAGAAGCCGTTCATCCTCGACGTCCGCCAGCCCGAGGAGTTCGCCGCCGGCCACATCCCCGGCGCCGTGAACATCCCCATCCGCACCATCGCCCAGAACCTGGGCAGGCTGCCGGCGAAGGACGCGCTGATCGTGGTGGTGTGCCGGTCGGGCATGCGGGCCGCGTACGTGACCATGGCCCTGGGCATCCTGGGGTGGACCAACGTCAAGGACCTGGCCTTCGGGATGTACGAGTGGGAGCGGCAGAACTTCCCGATGGAGAAGTAG
- a CDS encoding adenosine-specific kinase has translation MNLITVAIEKPPEINLILGQAHFIKTVEDLHEALAGAVPGLKFGVAFCESSGPALVRWSGTDPALVDLARRNALALGAGHCFLILLRDAYPINVLNAVKAVPEVCGIYCATANPVEVVLAETDQGRGILGVIDGLRSRGVEGEAEIAQRKELLRRFGYKL, from the coding sequence ATGAACCTCATCACCGTGGCCATCGAGAAGCCCCCGGAGATCAACCTGATCCTGGGGCAGGCGCACTTCATCAAGACCGTGGAGGACCTGCACGAAGCCCTGGCCGGAGCGGTGCCGGGGCTGAAGTTCGGCGTGGCCTTCTGCGAGTCGTCCGGGCCCGCCCTGGTCCGGTGGAGCGGCACCGATCCCGCACTGGTGGACCTGGCCCGGCGCAACGCGCTGGCGCTGGGGGCCGGACACTGCTTTCTCATCCTCCTGCGGGACGCCTACCCCATCAACGTTCTCAACGCGGTCAAGGCCGTACCCGAGGTCTGCGGGATCTACTGCGCCACGGCCAATCCTGTGGAGGTGGTGCTGGCCGAGACCGACCAGGGGCGGGGCATCCTGGGGGTGATCGACGGCCTCCGGTCCCGGGGGGTCGAGGGCGAGGCCGAGATCGCCCAGCGCAAGGAACTCCTGCGGCGGTTCGGCTACAAGTTGTAA
- a CDS encoding NAD(P)-dependent oxidoreductase, producing the protein MPVPKSERLKLPHIPVPRRPPEERRRDFCEVTLTYTPEQAMAEASRCLECGKAPCIEACPLHNRIREWLILTAQGRFVEAAHLSRTTNPMPEICGRVCPQDRLCEGACVLGVKQDPVAIGAVERFINEYAIARDGLPVPPAVPLTGYRVAVVGAGPAGLACAEALARRGHVVEVYDTHPQPGGLLRFGIPGFKLDPAVVDRRVDYLRRLGIRFICGTRVGQDVPLEDLRRRYDAVFLATGATTPKRPSLPGIDREGVVDALPFLLRNTADPARRDDLSGRRVVVLGGGDTAMDCLRTAVRLGASRVTCVYRRDEANMPGSRREVKAAREEGVEFVWLAAPSRFLDDGTGRLAAIECIRMELGPPDADGRRRPVPVPGSEFTIPADVAVLAFGFDGTPVPAADGPRTTPTGTYVVNPDGSTDLPGVFAGGDAVRGPDLVVTALADGRRVAETIDRYLRSAVPAARP; encoded by the coding sequence ATGCCGGTTCCCAAGAGCGAGCGCCTCAAGCTGCCCCACATTCCCGTACCCCGCCGCCCGCCCGAGGAGCGGAGGCGGGACTTCTGCGAGGTGACGCTGACCTACACCCCCGAGCAGGCGATGGCCGAGGCCAGCCGGTGCCTGGAGTGCGGCAAGGCCCCGTGCATCGAGGCGTGCCCCCTGCACAACCGCATCCGGGAGTGGCTGATCCTGACCGCCCAGGGCCGGTTCGTGGAGGCGGCGCACCTGTCGCGCACGACCAACCCCATGCCCGAGATCTGCGGCCGGGTGTGCCCGCAGGACCGGCTGTGCGAGGGCGCCTGCGTGCTCGGGGTCAAGCAGGACCCGGTGGCCATCGGCGCCGTGGAACGGTTCATCAACGAGTACGCCATCGCCCGCGACGGGCTCCCGGTCCCTCCGGCGGTCCCGCTCACCGGGTACCGGGTGGCGGTGGTGGGGGCGGGTCCCGCCGGCCTGGCCTGCGCGGAGGCGCTGGCGCGACGGGGGCACGTGGTGGAGGTCTACGATACCCACCCGCAGCCAGGGGGACTGCTGCGGTTTGGCATCCCGGGCTTCAAGCTCGACCCGGCGGTGGTGGACCGGCGGGTCGACTACCTGCGCCGCCTGGGTATCCGGTTCATCTGCGGAACCCGGGTCGGCCAGGATGTCCCGCTGGAGGACCTGCGCCGCCGCTACGACGCCGTCTTTCTGGCCACCGGCGCCACCACGCCCAAGCGGCCGAGCCTGCCGGGCATCGATCGGGAAGGGGTCGTCGACGCGCTGCCGTTTCTCCTCCGCAACACCGCCGACCCCGCCCGGCGGGACGACCTGTCCGGCCGGCGGGTGGTGGTCCTCGGCGGCGGGGATACGGCGATGGACTGCCTGCGCACCGCGGTGCGGCTGGGGGCGTCCCGGGTGACGTGCGTGTACCGCCGCGACGAGGCCAACATGCCCGGAAGCCGCCGCGAGGTGAAGGCGGCCCGGGAGGAGGGCGTGGAATTTGTGTGGCTGGCCGCGCCGTCCCGCTTTCTCGACGACGGCACGGGACGGCTGGCCGCCATCGAGTGCATCCGGATGGAGTTGGGTCCCCCCGACGCCGACGGGCGGCGCCGGCCGGTGCCGGTACCGGGAAGCGAGTTCACCATCCCGGCTGACGTGGCGGTGCTGGCGTTCGGCTTTGACGGCACGCCCGTCCCCGCGGCCGACGGGCCGCGGACCACGCCGACGGGCACCTACGTGGTGAACCCTGACGGGTCCACCGACTTGCCGGGCGTGTTCGCCGGTGGCGACGCCGTCCGCGGGCCCGACCTGGTGGTCACGGCCCTGGCCGACGGTAGGAGGGTGGCCGAGACCATCGACCGCTACCTGCGCAGCGCGGTTCCGGCCGCCCGCCCGTAG
- a CDS encoding NADP-dependent malic enzyme: MSTLREDALEYHSRGRPGKIAVAITKPAATQRDLTLAYSPGVAEPVREIHANPLEAFRYTNKGNLVAVVSNGTAVLGLGNVGAQAAKPVMEGKALLFKRFADVDAFDIEVNATDPDEVVQIVRALEPTFGGINLEDIKAPECFIIEEKLKTLLDIPVFHDDQHGTAIITGAALVNALEVVGKAMDQVRVVISGAGASGIATAEFLLLLGMRREQITLVDTRGVVYRGRTDGMNPYKARFAADTPARTLADAMAGADVFIGLSAPNIVTREMVRSMAPRPIVFALANPDPEIPYEDVRAERPDAIVATGRSDYPNQVNNVLGFPFIFRGALDVRARAINDQMKLAASRALAALAREEVPDVVLRAYNLERLAFGPDYLIPKPVDPRVPLWVAPAVAEAAMASGVARRTVDLRAYREELSRRLVRGHEVMGTVYHKAQASPRRVVFSEGEEPKVLRAAATLVREGMARPILLGREDVIRAAMADLRISEPLEIATPELSPKLEAYARILYQDRQRKGVTLREARTLMRQPNYFGAMMVRAGDADAFVAGLTYHYPDVIRPALQVIGPAPGTTRVAGLYLMIVNGKPYLLADPTVNIDPTAEELAEIAIMAADTARRFDITPRVAMLSFSNFGSTRHPRSEKVAQATALVKARRPDLMVDGEIMADVALDPELRAADYPFSTLVGEANVLVFPSLEAANVAYKLLAQLGGATAIGPILMGMAHPVHVLSRGAEVADIVNIAAIAVVDAQEVSRLRQRPAAT, translated from the coding sequence GTGAGCACGTTGCGGGAGGACGCCCTGGAGTATCACAGCCGCGGCCGGCCCGGCAAGATCGCCGTCGCCATCACCAAGCCCGCCGCTACCCAGCGGGACCTGACCCTGGCCTACTCGCCGGGGGTGGCGGAACCCGTGCGGGAGATCCACGCCAACCCCCTGGAGGCGTTCCGCTACACCAACAAGGGCAACCTGGTGGCGGTGGTCAGCAACGGGACGGCGGTGCTGGGCCTGGGCAATGTGGGGGCCCAGGCGGCCAAGCCCGTCATGGAGGGCAAGGCGCTGCTGTTCAAGAGATTTGCCGACGTGGACGCTTTTGACATCGAGGTCAACGCCACCGACCCCGATGAGGTGGTCCAGATCGTCCGGGCCCTGGAACCGACCTTCGGCGGTATCAACCTGGAGGACATCAAGGCGCCCGAGTGCTTCATCATCGAGGAGAAGCTCAAGACCCTCCTGGACATCCCCGTGTTCCACGATGACCAGCACGGCACTGCCATCATCACCGGGGCCGCCCTGGTGAACGCCCTGGAGGTGGTCGGCAAGGCCATGGACCAGGTGCGGGTGGTGATCAGCGGAGCCGGGGCGTCGGGCATCGCCACCGCCGAGTTCCTCCTCCTGCTGGGCATGCGGCGGGAGCAGATCACGCTGGTGGACACCCGGGGCGTCGTGTACCGGGGGCGCACCGACGGCATGAACCCCTACAAGGCGCGCTTTGCCGCCGACACCCCGGCCCGGACGCTGGCCGACGCCATGGCGGGCGCCGACGTGTTCATCGGGTTGTCGGCCCCCAACATCGTGACCCGGGAGATGGTGCGGTCCATGGCCCCCCGGCCCATCGTGTTCGCCCTCGCCAACCCCGACCCGGAGATTCCCTACGAAGACGTCCGGGCCGAGCGTCCCGACGCCATTGTGGCCACCGGCCGCTCCGACTATCCCAACCAGGTCAACAACGTCCTGGGCTTCCCCTTCATCTTCCGGGGCGCCCTGGACGTGCGGGCGCGGGCCATCAACGACCAGATGAAGCTGGCCGCCTCGCGGGCGCTGGCCGCCCTGGCCCGGGAAGAGGTCCCCGACGTGGTCCTGCGGGCATACAACCTGGAGCGGCTGGCGTTCGGCCCCGACTACCTCATCCCCAAGCCGGTGGACCCGCGGGTTCCCCTGTGGGTGGCCCCGGCGGTGGCCGAGGCGGCCATGGCCAGCGGGGTGGCCCGCCGGACCGTGGACCTGAGGGCCTACCGGGAGGAGCTGTCGCGCCGCCTGGTGCGGGGCCACGAGGTGATGGGGACCGTCTACCACAAGGCGCAGGCCTCGCCCCGGCGCGTGGTCTTCTCCGAAGGGGAGGAGCCCAAGGTCCTGCGGGCGGCGGCCACCCTGGTGCGGGAAGGCATGGCCCGGCCCATCCTGCTGGGCCGGGAAGACGTGATCCGGGCGGCCATGGCCGACCTGCGCATCAGCGAGCCGCTGGAGATCGCGACGCCGGAGCTGTCGCCCAAGCTGGAGGCCTACGCCCGGATCCTGTACCAGGACCGCCAGCGCAAGGGGGTCACCCTGCGGGAGGCGCGGACCCTGATGCGCCAGCCCAACTACTTCGGCGCCATGATGGTCCGCGCCGGCGACGCCGACGCCTTCGTGGCCGGGTTGACCTACCACTACCCGGACGTGATCCGGCCCGCCCTGCAGGTCATCGGCCCCGCTCCGGGGACCACCCGGGTGGCGGGGCTGTACCTGATGATTGTCAACGGCAAGCCCTACCTGCTGGCCGACCCCACCGTCAACATCGACCCGACCGCCGAGGAGCTGGCCGAGATCGCCATCATGGCGGCCGACACCGCCCGTCGGTTCGACATCACGCCCCGGGTCGCCATGCTGTCGTTCTCCAACTTCGGGTCCACCCGCCACCCCCGCTCGGAGAAGGTGGCTCAGGCCACCGCGCTGGTCAAGGCCCGGCGGCCGGACCTGATGGTGGACGGCGAGATCATGGCCGACGTCGCCCTGGACCCGGAGCTGCGGGCGGCCGACTATCCGTTCTCCACCCTGGTGGGCGAGGCCAACGTGCTGGTCTTTCCCAGCCTGGAAGCGGCCAACGTGGCCTACAAGTTGCTGGCCCAGCTGGGCGGGGCGACCGCCATCGGCCCCATCCTGATGGGCATGGCCCATCCGGTGCACGTGCTCAGCCGCGGCGCCGAGGTGGCCGACATCGTCAATATCGCCGCCATCGCGGTGGTGGATGCCCAGGAGGTGAGCCGGCTGCGCCAGCGACCCGCGGCGACATAG
- a CDS encoding CBS domain-containing protein encodes MTARDIMTSPVVTVRPTTPVREAVALMLEHRISGLPVVNEVGELVGIVTEADLLPKELVPRPQPPVVDWIGPSLWVERWLSAYRKAEGRTVGEVMTHHVITATEDTPVREIAARMMRHQINRVPIVRGRRVVGIVTRADILRVFLRSDQALEDEARAILEEVLLPDEDVRVEAQEGVLTLRGRVASPGRRALLRARLEQIDGVIGIDDTELRHDFPLITASWE; translated from the coding sequence ATGACCGCCAGGGACATCATGACGAGCCCGGTGGTGACCGTCCGGCCGACCACCCCGGTCCGGGAGGCGGTGGCCCTGATGCTGGAGCACCGCATCAGCGGCCTCCCGGTGGTGAACGAGGTCGGAGAACTGGTGGGCATCGTCACCGAGGCGGACCTGCTGCCCAAGGAGCTCGTGCCCCGGCCCCAGCCCCCGGTGGTGGACTGGATCGGCCCGTCCCTGTGGGTGGAGCGGTGGCTGAGCGCCTACCGCAAAGCCGAAGGCCGCACCGTGGGCGAGGTGATGACCCACCACGTGATCACGGCCACCGAGGACACGCCGGTGCGCGAGATCGCCGCCCGGATGATGCGCCACCAGATCAACCGGGTGCCCATCGTCAGGGGCCGCCGGGTGGTGGGTATCGTCACCCGTGCCGATATCCTGCGGGTGTTCCTGCGCAGCGATCAGGCCCTGGAGGACGAGGCCCGGGCCATCCTGGAGGAAGTCCTCCTGCCCGACGAGGACGTGCGGGTCGAGGCCCAGGAGGGGGTTCTCACCCTGCGCGGTCGCGTAGCCTCTCCCGGCCGCCGGGCGCTCCTGCGGGCGCGCCTGGAGCAGATCGACGGCGTCATCGGCATCGACGACACCGAGCTGCGCCACGACTTTCCCCTGATCACCGCCAGCTGGGAGTGA
- a CDS encoding cytochrome c3 family protein: MGEDRPPRDRRGALRDIPGRLPRPWLAAAVVGMAAAAAALITAGYTLYDYTMNNPAFCRSCHIMEAAWDRWAASEHRAVDCHACHQQSIVESARQVIVFVVRQPQRVGRHAEVPAARCRTCHASGDPAWIQVARTAGHQVHAERRQIECVTCHSTGIHRIRAVADVCARCHEAQAVGARAVKIAQMADFHCVDCHQYLRPDSPLRPTRQTCLQCHQGLPPRRTAGFPGGAPHTGFACSTCHKPHEQARPVVTCVSCHPAPAPAVHPAAVVAAAARDFAACTSCHVPHRWTLR, translated from the coding sequence GTGGGTGAGGACCGTCCTCCCCGCGACCGGCGGGGGGCGCTCCGGGACATCCCGGGGCGCCTTCCCCGCCCCTGGCTGGCGGCGGCGGTGGTCGGGATGGCCGCCGCGGCCGCCGCGCTGATCACCGCCGGATACACCCTGTACGACTACACGATGAACAACCCGGCGTTCTGCCGGTCCTGCCACATCATGGAAGCCGCCTGGGACCGGTGGGCCGCCAGCGAGCACCGCGCGGTCGACTGCCACGCCTGCCACCAGCAGAGCATCGTCGAGTCCGCCCGCCAGGTGATCGTCTTCGTGGTCCGCCAGCCCCAGCGGGTGGGCCGCCACGCCGAGGTGCCGGCGGCCCGCTGCCGCACCTGCCACGCCAGCGGCGACCCGGCGTGGATCCAGGTGGCCCGCACCGCCGGCCATCAGGTGCACGCCGAGCGCCGGCAGATCGAGTGCGTGACCTGCCACTCGACAGGCATTCACCGCATCCGGGCGGTCGCGGATGTCTGCGCCCGCTGCCACGAAGCCCAGGCCGTCGGCGCCCGGGCCGTCAAGATCGCCCAGATGGCCGACTTCCACTGCGTGGACTGCCACCAGTACCTGCGCCCGGACAGCCCCCTGCGGCCGACCCGCCAGACCTGCCTGCAGTGCCACCAGGGGCTGCCGCCGCGGCGCACCGCCGGCTTTCCGGGTGGGGCACCCCACACCGGCTTCGCCTGCAGCACCTGCCACAAGCCCCACGAGCAGGCCCGTCCGGTCGTGACCTGCGTCTCGTGCCACCCCGCGCCGGCGCCGGCCGTGCACCCCGCGGCCGTGGTGGCCGCCGCCGCCCGGGACTTTGCGGCCTGCACCTCCTGCCACGTCCCCCACCGGTGGACCCTGCGGTGA
- a CDS encoding citrate synthase has protein sequence MGRDTLTITDNRTGKTYEIPIFYGTYPRYGAAIRAADLRQIKVSDDDFGLLSYDPAFTNTASCRSAITFIDGERGILRYRGYPIEQLAEHSTYLETAYLLLHGELPTRAELDAWVDEITHHTMIHESIKKFLDGFHYDAHPMGMLIGTVGALSTFYPEAKNIHDPAVRRKQIVRLIAKMPTIAAFAYRHSRGLPYAYPDNDLSYTGNFLNMLFKTTELKYTPNPVLERALDVLFILHADHEQNCSANAMRSIGSSHADPYSALAGAAAALYGPLHGGANEQVLRMLTEIGSTANIPAYIRRVKAGEVRLMGFGHRVYKNYDPRARIIKQIAYQVFEVTGRNPLLDIALELERIALEDDYFVSRKLYPNVDFYSGIIYQAMGFPVEMFPVLFAIPRTSGWLAQWEEMLKDPEQKISRPRQVYVGVDARDYVPLARRQPGRAA, from the coding sequence ATGGGCCGCGACACCCTGACCATCACCGACAACCGCACCGGGAAGACCTACGAGATCCCCATCTTCTACGGCACCTATCCCCGCTACGGTGCCGCCATCCGGGCCGCCGACCTGCGGCAGATCAAGGTGTCCGACGACGACTTCGGGCTGCTCAGCTACGACCCGGCGTTCACCAACACCGCGTCGTGCCGCAGCGCCATCACCTTCATCGACGGCGAGCGGGGGATTCTGCGTTATCGCGGGTACCCCATCGAGCAGCTGGCCGAGCACTCCACCTACCTGGAGACGGCCTATCTGCTGCTGCACGGGGAGCTGCCCACCCGGGCCGAGCTGGATGCGTGGGTGGACGAGATCACCCACCACACCATGATCCACGAGTCCATCAAGAAGTTCCTGGACGGATTCCACTACGACGCCCACCCCATGGGGATGCTCATCGGTACCGTGGGCGCCCTGTCCACCTTCTACCCGGAGGCCAAGAACATCCACGATCCGGCGGTGCGGCGCAAGCAGATCGTCCGGCTCATCGCCAAGATGCCCACCATCGCCGCGTTCGCCTACCGCCACAGCCGGGGGCTGCCCTACGCCTATCCCGACAACGACCTGTCGTACACCGGCAACTTCCTGAACATGCTGTTCAAGACCACCGAACTCAAGTACACGCCCAACCCGGTCCTGGAGCGGGCGCTGGACGTCCTGTTCATCCTGCACGCCGACCACGAGCAGAACTGCAGCGCCAACGCGATGCGGAGCATCGGGAGCTCCCACGCCGACCCCTACTCGGCCCTGGCCGGCGCGGCGGCGGCCCTGTACGGCCCCCTGCACGGCGGGGCCAACGAGCAGGTGCTGCGCATGCTCACCGAGATCGGCAGCACTGCCAACATCCCGGCCTACATCCGGCGGGTGAAGGCGGGCGAGGTGCGGCTGATGGGGTTCGGCCACCGGGTGTACAAGAACTACGACCCCCGGGCGAGGATCATCAAGCAGATCGCCTACCAGGTGTTCGAGGTCACCGGGCGCAACCCGCTCCTGGACATCGCCCTGGAGCTGGAGCGCATCGCACTGGAGGACGACTACTTCGTCTCCCGCAAGCTCTACCCCAACGTGGACTTCTACTCGGGGATCATCTACCAGGCCATGGGGTTTCCGGTGGAGATGTTTCCGGTCCTGTTCGCCATCCCGCGGACGTCCGGCTGGCTGGCCCAGTGGGAGGAGATGCTGAAGGACCCCGAGCAGAAGATCAGCCGGCCGCGGCAGGTGTACGTGGGGGTCGATGCCCGCGACTATGTGCCCCTGGCCCGGCGGCAGCCCGGTCGCGCCGCCTGA